A section of the Salmo trutta chromosome 4, fSalTru1.1, whole genome shotgun sequence genome encodes:
- the LOC115191450 gene encoding E3 ubiquitin-protein ligase TRIM47-like, translating to MAQKGVLLDQDQLCCSVCLDLLKEPVAIPCGHSYCRSCIEDCWDQDVLKGVYSCPQCRETFTPRPNLRKNNMLAEVVEKLKKTGLQAAPPPALCYAGPGDVACDVCTGTRKQKALMSCLTCLASYCETHLQPHYEFPALKKHKLVKATAQLQEKICFHHDKLLEVYCRTDQQCICLLCVMDEHKGHDTVSAAAERNEKQRQLGMSQQKVQQRFQEREKELKELRQAVKSFKVSIVDQRRHTISLLSSIQREVEGPLSNPTDPIVGNRLSGPLSEN from the exons ATGGCTCAGAAGGGAGTtctgctggaccaggaccagctctgctgttctgtctgtctggatctactgaaggagCCAGTGGCTATTccctgtggacacagttactgtaggagctgtattgaggactgctgggatcaggatgttctgaaaggggtctatagctgtcctcagtgcagagagaccttcactccaaggcctaatctgaggaaaaataacatgttggctgaggtggtggagaaactgaagaagacaggactccaggctgctccccctcctgctctgtgctatgctggacctggagatgtggcatgtgatgtctgcactgggaccagaaagcagaaagccctcatgtcctgtctgacgtgtctggcctcttactgtgagactcacctccaacCTCACTATGAATTTCCTGCTTTgaagaagcacaagctggtcaaagccaccgcacaactacaggagaagatctgctttcatcatgacaaactgctggaggtttactgtcgtaccgatcagcagtgtatctgtctgctgtgtgtgatggatgaacataaaggccatgatacagtgtcagctgcagcagagaggaatgagaaacag aggcagctggggatgagtcagcagaaggtccagcagagattccaggagagagagaaggagctgaaggagctccGACAGGCTGTGAAGTCTttcaaggtgagtattgttgaccagaggagacacaccatttcacttctctcctccattcagagagaggtagaggggcccCTCTCCAATCCCACTGACCCCATTGTTGGGAACAGGCTGTCTGGACCCCTTTCAGAGAATTGA